A genomic segment from Candidatus Zixiibacteriota bacterium encodes:
- a CDS encoding inositol-3-phosphate synthase, translating into MGKVRVAIIGVGNCASSLVQGVEYYKKAKDDDFVPGLMHVNLGGYHIRDIEFSAAIDIDKNKVGKDLAEAIYTKPNNTYVFAKVPKTGVTVQRGMTHDGLGYYLSQIIEKAPGDTVDIVKLLRDTKTDVVVSYLPVGSEEATKWYVEQILEAGCGFVNCIPVFIAKEQYWQNRFKEKGLPVIGDDIKSQVGATITHRILTRLFLDRGVRLERTSQLNVGGNTDFLNMLERSRLESKKISKTCSVTSQLNYDIGAHNIHIGPSDYVSWLDDRKWAYIRMEGRTFGDVPLNIEMKMEVWDSPNSAGVVIDAIRCCKLALDNGLSGALIEPSSYFKKSPPVQYTDDEARRLTEEFITKYGWKHATVKAPTATRVAAKKPAKAKPAVKPTTTKSAKTASKKRVVRKKK; encoded by the coding sequence ATGGGCAAAGTAAGAGTTGCCATTATAGGCGTCGGCAACTGCGCTTCATCACTGGTGCAGGGTGTCGAGTATTACAAGAAGGCCAAGGACGATGATTTCGTGCCCGGCCTGATGCACGTCAACCTGGGCGGCTACCACATCCGCGACATCGAGTTCTCCGCGGCTATCGATATCGACAAGAACAAAGTCGGCAAGGATCTGGCTGAAGCTATCTACACCAAGCCGAACAACACTTACGTGTTCGCGAAGGTGCCGAAAACCGGCGTTACTGTCCAGCGCGGGATGACCCACGATGGTCTGGGGTACTATCTTTCCCAGATTATCGAAAAAGCCCCCGGCGACACGGTTGATATCGTGAAGCTTCTCAGGGACACCAAGACCGATGTAGTCGTGAGCTATCTGCCGGTCGGTTCGGAAGAGGCCACCAAGTGGTATGTCGAGCAGATTCTCGAGGCCGGCTGCGGTTTCGTGAACTGTATCCCCGTCTTCATCGCCAAGGAGCAGTACTGGCAGAACCGTTTCAAAGAGAAAGGTCTGCCGGTTATCGGTGATGATATCAAGTCGCAGGTGGGCGCCACTATCACGCACCGTATACTCACCCGTCTTTTCCTCGATCGCGGCGTGAGGTTGGAGCGCACCAGTCAGCTCAATGTGGGCGGCAACACCGACTTTTTGAACATGCTGGAGCGTTCGCGTCTGGAGTCCAAGAAGATTTCCAAGACCTGTTCGGTGACCAGCCAGCTCAACTATGATATCGGCGCCCACAACATTCACATCGGACCGTCGGACTATGTCAGCTGGCTCGATGATCGCAAGTGGGCTTATATCCGCATGGAAGGCCGGACTTTCGGCGATGTGCCGCTGAATATCGAGATGAAGATGGAAGTCTGGGATTCGCCGAACTCGGCCGGTGTCGTTATCGACGCTATCCGGTGCTGTAAACTGGCTCTGGACAATGGTCTATCGGGCGCCCTGATTGAGCCGTCATCGTATTTCAAGAAGTCTCCTCCGGTCCAGTATACCGATGATGAGGCTCGCCGCCTGACGGAAGAGTTTATCACCAAGTACGGCTGGAAGCATGCCACGGTGAAAGCTCCGACGGCCACGCGGGTCGCGGCTAAAAAGCCGGCCAAGGCTAAACCGGCCGTGAAACCGACCACTACAAAGTCGGCCAAAACCGCCTCGAAAAAGCGGGTGGTCCGCAAGAAAAAATAG
- a CDS encoding tRNA-binding protein, with protein MEKTISFEDFEKVDIRVGRIIEVTDFERARFPSYKFKIDFGPEIGVKQSSGRYKEDYTPEDLLGRQCLAVVNFAPKNIAGFLSEVLVLGVDKVGGGISLTSPVHEAVLGARLY; from the coding sequence ATGGAAAAGACAATATCTTTTGAGGATTTCGAAAAAGTCGATATCCGGGTGGGCAGGATAATCGAAGTTACCGATTTTGAACGGGCCAGGTTCCCCAGCTACAAATTCAAAATCGACTTCGGGCCGGAAATAGGCGTCAAGCAGTCATCGGGGCGGTACAAAGAAGACTATACCCCCGAAGACCTTCTGGGCCGGCAGTGCCTGGCAGTGGTCAATTTTGCGCCCAAAAACATCGCCGGGTTTCTCTCTGAAGTTCTGGTGCTGGGTGTCGATAAAGTAGGTGGAGGGATTTCCCTGACCAGTCCGGTTCACGAAGCCGTGCTCGGCGCAAGGTTGTATTGA
- a CDS encoding MtnX-like HAD-IB family phosphatase, whose translation MKTAIFCDFDGTITRRDVGYSIFHHFSGGRNDELLPDWKAGRMTTRACLTLEAELVKATPEEVYRFIDQFEIDEGFIDFVALCDSNGAPLLVASDGLDFYIRYILDKNNLSHLDIKTNVGKLENGTLKVEFPYDNISCPRCGVCKGERIQQFRQKTDGEYKIVFVGDGYSDACATREADLIFAKKDLEQYCRDSNIPYVSYDTFFDVSRHLIEQGYLAR comes from the coding sequence ATGAAGACAGCGATATTCTGTGATTTTGACGGTACTATTACCCGGCGGGATGTCGGTTATTCTATCTTTCACCATTTTTCCGGCGGACGCAACGATGAGTTGTTGCCCGACTGGAAAGCCGGCCGCATGACCACCCGCGCCTGCCTGACCCTCGAAGCCGAGCTGGTGAAAGCCACCCCCGAAGAGGTTTATCGTTTTATCGATCAATTCGAAATCGACGAAGGGTTTATCGATTTTGTCGCCTTGTGTGACTCCAACGGAGCGCCGCTTTTGGTGGCGTCCGACGGGCTCGATTTCTATATCAGGTATATCCTCGATAAGAACAACCTAAGCCACCTGGACATAAAAACCAATGTCGGCAAACTGGAAAATGGCACGCTTAAGGTGGAATTCCCCTATGACAATATCTCCTGCCCGCGCTGCGGGGTGTGCAAAGGGGAGAGGATACAGCAGTTTCGCCAAAAGACCGACGGCGAGTACAAGATTGTCTTTGTGGGTGATGGCTATTCGGATGCCTGCGCCACCCGCGAGGCCGATCTAATTTTTGCCAAAAAAGACCTTGAACAATACTGCCGCGACAGTAATATTCCGTATGTAAGCTATGACACTTTTTTTGATGTTTCCCGGCACCTGATCGAGCAGGGATATCTGGCGCGTTAA
- a CDS encoding TetR/AcrR family transcriptional regulator: MPLIPLDENLISELVSRGIVADTFRRLPADKKNRIYRVAINLFGEYGYDGLAIDQLCQQAGISKGSFFQYFPSKTHLLEFVILVFDDYLAKWIAEIRASETAVLARDRLLYVYQAMVVNSKLFRDEERFFLFITGAMQHSAVALEGIDPQRHIYDYVGEIIERGVQTGEIRRDFEVETTAYLVSLIIEGLVRRQFTDKKLYRRQTEEYLVSFLFDGIKA, translated from the coding sequence GTGCCGTTAATACCACTTGATGAAAACCTGATCAGCGAACTGGTAAGCCGCGGGATCGTGGCGGATACTTTCCGAAGGCTCCCCGCCGACAAGAAAAACCGCATTTACCGCGTGGCGATAAACCTGTTCGGCGAATACGGCTATGACGGCCTGGCCATAGACCAGCTCTGCCAGCAGGCGGGGATTTCCAAAGGTTCCTTTTTTCAGTATTTCCCCTCCAAGACACATCTTTTGGAGTTTGTCATTTTGGTGTTCGATGACTACCTCGCCAAGTGGATCGCCGAAATTAGAGCCAGCGAGACAGCCGTGCTGGCGCGCGACCGGCTTTTGTATGTTTATCAGGCGATGGTGGTCAATTCGAAACTGTTTCGCGATGAAGAGCGGTTTTTCTTGTTTATCACCGGCGCGATGCAACACTCGGCGGTGGCCCTGGAGGGAATCGACCCGCAGCGGCATATCTATGATTACGTGGGCGAGATTATCGAACGGGGTGTGCAGACCGGTGAGATACGCCGGGATTTTGAGGTTGAGACGACTGCTTATCTGGTGTCGCTGATAATCGAGGGTCTGGTTCGCCGTCAATTTACCGACAAGAAACTATACCGGCGTCAGACAGAGGAATATTTGGTTTCATTTCTGTTTGACGGGATAAAAGCGTAG
- the tmk gene encoding dTMP kinase, producing the protein MRAPITTVKHKPMLITFEGIDGCGKSTQALLVYQFLVSRKYQVKMLREPGSTVVAEKIRDILLNKRLKITDLTELFLYEAARAEITTREIAPALANGTIVLCDRFYDSTTAYQGFGRKLDIAMVKKLHKIAVGGVTPDLTFVFDVDLKTAFARLGKKRDRLESQSEAFFQRVRLGFLEIARKERRRVKVIDATRPIEEIFDNVRKLLLKKLER; encoded by the coding sequence ATGCGAGCACCAATTACTACCGTAAAACACAAGCCGATGTTGATCACCTTTGAGGGTATCGATGGGTGCGGTAAGAGCACCCAGGCGCTTCTGGTGTATCAGTTTCTGGTGTCGCGCAAGTACCAGGTCAAGATGCTTCGTGAACCCGGCTCGACAGTGGTTGCCGAAAAAATCCGCGATATACTGCTCAACAAGCGTCTCAAGATAACCGACCTCACCGAACTTTTTCTTTACGAGGCGGCCCGTGCCGAAATAACCACCAGAGAGATCGCTCCCGCTCTGGCCAACGGAACCATTGTTCTGTGTGACCGGTTTTACGATAGCACCACCGCGTATCAGGGGTTCGGGCGCAAACTCGATATCGCTATGGTGAAGAAACTTCACAAGATAGCTGTCGGCGGCGTGACGCCGGACCTCACTTTTGTTTTCGATGTTGATCTCAAGACGGCTTTTGCGCGCCTCGGCAAAAAGCGCGATCGGCTCGAATCGCAATCGGAGGCCTTCTTCCAGCGGGTCCGGCTGGGCTTTCTGGAAATCGCGCGCAAGGAAAGAAGGCGCGTAAAAGTTATCGATGCCACCCGCCCGATCGAAGAAATCTTTGACAACGTGCGAAAATTGCTGCTAAAGAAACTGGAGCGATGA
- a CDS encoding S41 family peptidase, translating to MNNSPVLDRKSFLVSMILIVLIVITAGGMAVYVLSDPSISQALSISLAAIMIQEAYQGEVDWQALVESGRNAMLDKLDRYSDYVPVRQFENLDEELTGAYGGIGVSIIYQEDGLLIMSVRENGPAAEVGLLPGDLVTAADSVSFAELTSDKAIGVLRGEEGSKVRVTVYRAVTDETFDVDITRRRIPLLHVPFAGYTADSVLYIRVLDFEAGATEDIAVALDSLLEGRAHPRGLILDLRGNPGGLFAEAYETADLFLDEGVFMVGTDGRSRWNDHKFYAQSDDITGGLPMAVIVDRGSASSAEIVAGSLQASARAFLVGDTTFGKGLVQGFVRFPDGDGLKLTISRYYFAGPIYLNDFDSTLNDIGHGLVPDYLFDVRRMNPFRRKLENSLLMSGFANRHQDEIVEASQGDTLGDFWVRRFRDYAMEQGFSYSSPLTESARELMVSALDEKSSAATEKMITSVIDKSLTADVNEFDNNKDYIKNRLREIAYERKYGTYRTYKDVLLETRPEINFASQLLVERD from the coding sequence ATGAACAACTCTCCCGTCCTCGATAGAAAATCCTTTTTGGTCTCGATGATTCTCATCGTGCTGATTGTCATCACTGCCGGCGGGATGGCTGTGTATGTCCTGTCGGATCCATCTATTTCGCAGGCGCTGTCAATCAGCCTGGCCGCGATAATGATACAGGAAGCCTATCAGGGCGAGGTTGACTGGCAGGCGCTGGTGGAGTCGGGCCGCAACGCCATGCTCGATAAACTCGACCGCTACTCCGATTATGTTCCCGTTCGTCAGTTCGAAAATCTCGATGAGGAATTGACGGGTGCTTACGGGGGGATTGGCGTGAGTATCATCTATCAGGAAGACGGTCTTCTGATAATGTCGGTGCGCGAGAACGGCCCGGCGGCGGAGGTTGGACTTCTGCCGGGCGATTTGGTGACAGCCGCCGATTCGGTTTCATTTGCAGAGTTGACCAGCGATAAGGCGATAGGTGTGCTTCGGGGGGAGGAGGGCAGCAAGGTGCGGGTGACAGTCTACCGCGCGGTGACGGACGAAACCTTTGATGTTGATATAACGCGCCGGCGCATTCCTCTTTTGCACGTACCGTTTGCCGGCTACACCGCTGATAGTGTGCTGTATATCCGGGTTCTGGATTTTGAGGCCGGCGCCACCGAAGATATCGCTGTCGCGCTGGACAGCTTGCTCGAAGGCCGTGCTCATCCGCGGGGTCTTATCCTCGATCTCAGGGGCAACCCGGGCGGGTTGTTTGCTGAAGCATACGAAACCGCCGACCTGTTTTTGGATGAGGGCGTTTTCATGGTGGGGACCGATGGTCGCTCGCGCTGGAACGACCACAAGTTTTATGCGCAGAGCGATGATATCACCGGGGGGCTGCCGATGGCGGTGATAGTCGACCGCGGGTCCGCCTCGTCGGCGGAAATCGTGGCCGGGTCACTTCAGGCTTCCGCAAGAGCCTTCCTGGTGGGAGACACGACTTTCGGCAAAGGGCTGGTGCAGGGGTTTGTGAGGTTTCCCGATGGCGACGGGTTAAAGCTGACGATCTCACGTTACTATTTCGCAGGACCGATCTATCTCAACGATTTTGATTCGACCTTAAACGACATTGGTCACGGCCTGGTGCCGGATTATCTGTTCGATGTGCGCCGCATGAACCCGTTCAGAAGGAAACTTGAAAACTCGCTGTTGATGAGCGGATTCGCCAATCGGCATCAGGATGAGATTGTCGAGGCCTCTCAGGGGGACACCCTCGGCGATTTCTGGGTACGCCGGTTCCGCGACTATGCTATGGAACAGGGATTCAGTTACAGTTCCCCGTTGACAGAGTCCGCGCGCGAGTTGATGGTCAGCGCGCTCGATGAAAAAAGCTCGGCGGCTACCGAGAAAATGATAACGAGCGTCATAGACAAATCTCTGACGGCGGATGTAAACGAATTCGACAACAATAAGGATTATATCAAGAACAGGCTGAGAGAGATAGCCTACGAGAGAAAATATGGCACTTATCGCACCTACAAAGACGTTCTGCTCGAGACCCGTCCGGAGATCAACTTTGCCTCGCAACTTCTCGTGGAGCGTGACTGA
- a CDS encoding sulfite exporter TauE/SafE family protein, with protein sequence MLDYFLYILCGLSAGLLAGYLGIGGGIIMVPFLTVVTGVDIKAAVPVSVTAIVVSSFSASNEYLKKGMVDLELVIVLSVFTALGSIAGSQLNAIAPAELIRLLLTAVLIYTAFSLLRKKKNSQQLTYEDNRGKYLMICTVLAFMTGVLSALVGIGGGVILVPIIYLVIGLPLTVARGTSSIMTGFAATAAATVYFLNGQIDPKIVTGVVLGIVLGGKLGGFLGTIAKPVVVKVLFFIIMLYLAYELAQEPVMRLMRLL encoded by the coding sequence ATGCTTGATTACTTTTTGTACATTCTGTGTGGGCTGTCGGCGGGGCTCCTCGCCGGGTATCTTGGAATCGGGGGTGGAATTATTATGGTACCGTTTTTGACGGTCGTAACCGGAGTGGATATCAAGGCGGCTGTGCCCGTGTCCGTGACTGCGATCGTGGTCAGTTCTTTCTCGGCGTCAAACGAGTATCTCAAAAAAGGGATGGTGGACCTGGAGCTGGTGATAGTTCTTTCCGTGTTCACGGCGCTGGGAAGTATTGCCGGAAGCCAGCTTAACGCCATCGCCCCGGCGGAATTGATCCGACTTCTTCTGACGGCAGTGCTGATATACACCGCTTTCTCGCTTTTAAGAAAGAAGAAAAATTCGCAGCAGTTGACTTACGAAGACAACCGGGGCAAATACCTGATGATCTGTACCGTGCTGGCCTTTATGACCGGGGTGCTTTCGGCGCTGGTGGGTATTGGTGGCGGCGTGATTCTCGTGCCGATTATCTATCTCGTTATCGGGCTGCCTCTAACGGTTGCCAGGGGAACATCATCGATCATGACCGGCTTCGCCGCTACCGCTGCCGCCACGGTTTACTTTCTCAACGGGCAGATCGACCCGAAAATTGTCACCGGCGTAGTGCTGGGGATCGTGCTCGGAGGCAAGCTGGGCGGCTTTCTAGGTACTATCGCCAAGCCGGTGGTGGTGAAAGTACTGTTTTTTATTATCATGCTTTACCTCGCGTACGAACTGGCCCAGGAACCGGTGATGAGGCTGATGAGGCTGTTATGA
- a CDS encoding sugar phosphate nucleotidyltransferase: protein MKAIIMAGGFGTRLRPLTINIPKPMVPIANIPIMEHVVSLLKQHGITEITSLLYFQPKTIQDYFKDGSAFGVNMDYVQPDDDYGTAGAVRYALQSADEPVLIISGDLITDFSLSEAISWHRQKKSEATILLTRMENPLAYGIVITDNDGRIVRFLEKPSWGEAFSDTINTGIYILEPPAIKLIPPKTNFDFSQNLYPLMLSKRMGLYGKIMDGYWRDIGNVDEYQLVHIDFFERKLSLDLKTEAEKTEKAVVYKGRNVTIGRDVRFAGRVALGNDVSIGDGAYLQNCCVGHRSQVGDGCELNNSIIWYDNRIGRDTVMNTAIVCNNTRVGNNVQLLDHVVISDESSIGNFATVKANCKIWPGKTVDDGAIVSMSIVWGEKWNRELFTNAKITGLALTEITPEMALKVGAAFGAFVGQKSRVVVSRDASDTSRLIKRGLISGLLAAGTNVDDIETMPVPIVRYCLQKGNYAAGIYIRHNPDDYRQLDMIFFDGSGLDLPTSKSKKVERMYFGEDFERASLDNIGHLDELPHVLESYREDFMANVNSEVINQAGFKIVIDHNNGSSSQVFPTLFSQLGISATELNASLNPRKFSTSPEENAQAIVQLASIVTTLNADIGFLINPAAEKLVVVDENGKPVDSHLLLLIGTYLFIETNDCKKIAVPVGASMGVEDVAHQHGIEVIRVANDHLSMMEIFRRGDVDFVGGTRGGFIFPGFQMGSDAILTTVKLLEMMAMTKSRFGTIRSRFEYLSRQSASVPCPWSKKGTVMRQLIINSENKDRQLIDGVRIFEDNGWVLVAPDRTTAAFNIFAESRDRDHASKLLEQYKGLVEQYQLS, encoded by the coding sequence ATGAAAGCGATTATAATGGCCGGCGGGTTCGGCACGAGGCTAAGACCCCTCACGATAAATATCCCCAAACCAATGGTGCCTATCGCCAATATTCCCATCATGGAACACGTGGTGTCTTTGCTCAAGCAGCACGGCATAACCGAGATAACATCGCTTTTGTATTTCCAGCCGAAGACTATTCAGGACTATTTCAAGGACGGCAGCGCGTTCGGCGTCAATATGGACTATGTTCAGCCCGATGATGACTACGGGACAGCCGGGGCAGTGCGCTACGCGCTGCAGTCGGCCGATGAACCGGTTCTGATTATTTCCGGCGACCTGATTACCGATTTCAGTCTTTCCGAGGCAATCAGCTGGCACAGACAGAAAAAGTCCGAAGCGACTATTCTGCTCACCCGCATGGAGAACCCGCTCGCGTATGGTATTGTAATAACCGATAACGATGGCCGCATCGTGCGTTTTCTGGAAAAACCATCGTGGGGCGAGGCTTTTTCGGATACCATAAATACCGGCATCTATATTCTCGAACCACCGGCTATCAAACTCATCCCGCCGAAAACGAATTTCGATTTCTCGCAGAACCTTTATCCGCTCATGCTGTCAAAACGTATGGGCTTGTACGGTAAGATTATGGATGGTTACTGGCGCGATATCGGCAATGTCGATGAATACCAGCTTGTCCATATCGATTTCTTCGAGCGCAAACTCAGTCTTGACCTGAAGACCGAAGCCGAAAAGACCGAGAAAGCCGTCGTTTATAAAGGCCGCAATGTGACCATAGGGCGCGATGTTCGTTTCGCCGGACGGGTGGCGCTGGGCAACGATGTATCGATCGGCGATGGCGCCTATCTTCAGAACTGCTGTGTCGGACATCGCAGCCAGGTCGGCGATGGTTGCGAGTTGAACAACAGTATCATCTGGTATGACAACAGAATTGGCCGCGATACGGTCATGAACACTGCTATCGTCTGCAACAATACCCGCGTAGGCAACAATGTCCAATTGCTCGACCATGTAGTTATTTCCGATGAAAGCTCGATTGGCAATTTCGCCACCGTCAAGGCTAACTGCAAAATATGGCCGGGTAAGACGGTTGATGACGGCGCTATTGTGTCGATGTCGATAGTCTGGGGCGAAAAGTGGAACCGGGAGTTGTTCACCAACGCCAAGATAACCGGTTTGGCCCTGACCGAAATCACCCCCGAGATGGCCCTCAAAGTGGGTGCGGCCTTCGGTGCGTTCGTGGGCCAGAAAAGCAGGGTGGTGGTCAGCCGCGATGCCTCGGATACCTCCCGCCTGATCAAACGCGGTTTGATTTCCGGTCTGTTGGCCGCGGGCACCAATGTCGATGACATCGAGACCATGCCGGTGCCGATCGTGAGATACTGCCTGCAAAAGGGCAACTACGCCGCGGGCATCTATATCCGGCACAATCCCGATGATTACCGCCAACTGGATATGATATTTTTCGATGGCAGCGGACTGGATCTGCCTACCTCGAAATCCAAGAAGGTGGAGCGGATGTATTTCGGAGAGGATTTTGAGCGCGCCTCGCTGGATAATATCGGCCATCTCGATGAGCTCCCGCACGTGCTGGAAAGCTACCGCGAGGATTTCATGGCCAATGTCAACTCCGAGGTTATCAACCAGGCCGGGTTCAAGATTGTCATCGATCACAACAACGGCTCCTCCAGTCAGGTTTTCCCGACCCTGTTTTCGCAGCTCGGCATTTCGGCCACGGAGCTTAACGCCAGTCTGAACCCGCGTAAGTTCTCGACCTCGCCCGAGGAAAACGCCCAGGCCATAGTGCAGCTTGCTTCGATCGTAACCACCCTCAACGCCGATATCGGTTTTTTGATAAATCCCGCCGCCGAGAAGCTGGTTGTTGTCGACGAAAACGGCAAGCCGGTCGACAGTCATTTGCTTTTGCTGATCGGCACCTACCTGTTTATCGAGACAAACGACTGCAAAAAGATCGCGGTGCCGGTGGGTGCGTCAATGGGTGTCGAGGATGTCGCCCATCAACACGGTATTGAGGTTATCCGCGTGGCCAATGACCATCTTTCGATGATGGAGATATTCCGCCGCGGCGACGTGGACTTTGTCGGTGGAACAAGGGGCGGCTTTATTTTCCCGGGATTCCAGATGGGGTCCGACGCCATTCTGACCACTGTCAAGCTGCTCGAAATGATGGCCATGACCAAGAGCCGGTTCGGCACTATCCGCAGCCGCTTCGAATACCTCAGCCGTCAGAGCGCCTCGGTGCCCTGTCCCTGGTCAAAGAAGGGAACGGTCATGCGTCAGTTGATTATTAACTCCGAAAACAAGGACCGTCAGCTTATCGATGGCGTCAGGATATTCGAGGATAACGGCTGGGTGCTTGTCGCGCCGGACAGAACCACCGCGGCGTTTAATATCTTCGCTGAATCCCGTGACAGAGATCACGCGTCGAAGCTACTGGAACAGTACAAGGGGTTGGTCGAGCAGTATCAACTTTCCTGA